In Rhodamnia argentea isolate NSW1041297 chromosome 4, ASM2092103v1, whole genome shotgun sequence, the following proteins share a genomic window:
- the LOC115756985 gene encoding nonsense-mediated mRNA decay factor SMG7-like isoform X2, whose protein sequence is MIILMDSMPAPSWERARRLYAKNIELDNRRRKSAQARIPSDPNIWQQMRENYEKIILEDHSFSEKHNIEHALWQLHYKKIEELRAHYTAAQASANSNASLNGKGPSTRPERITKIRLQIKTFLSEATGFYHDLILKIRSKYGLPLGYFSEDADNGLLCEKDGKKSADAKKVLISCHRCLIYLGDLARYKGLYGEPDSKAREFAAASSYYVQAASLWPSIGNPHHQLAILASYSGDDLVTIYRYFRSLAVDSPCSTARDNLIVAFEKNRQSYSQLHGDANTSTVRSAGKESKANSHDTYKSLCICFVRLNGILFTRTSLETFAEVLSLVVTSLCDLLYSGPEEEMNFGKDAFENGLFLVRLVAILIFTIHNVKRESEGQTYAEIVQRAVLLQNAFTAVFEIMGHVVERCEQVHDPSLSYLLPGILVFVEWLASYPDVATGSDEDEKQATARSNFWSYYVSLMNKLLSMGSMSIDDHDDSCFGNMSKYEEGETGNLFALWEDFELRGFLPLVPAQAILDFTRKHSFGSEGHKEKSARIERTLAAGKVLVGAVKINDKTVWFDSKAKRFVIGVESQMSGEDRIPPNSHVPTANDLVLETGGQTSVKFEEPLPNSQLYVEGEDEDEEIVFQPTAMEKQTDTAVQSFVPLGMLEPQKNDFGAHQPMSIASTSAPLDKFLHVTTSDAFSWNPVSAGNLQPNKSHTSNWLTEETLQSNSFKDRTMLENGYLAQPEIKESTVNSFPVVHSVSIRQPAVNSNGFFLNQANAPEAAVLSSGYNAANSFGVSVDALIAKPSSAFPIGLKKNPVARPLRHHGPPPGFNAVPKQTHGPISGFDLTGQNQMLDDYSWLDGYHISSAIKGIGNNSISYPSHANSPQITSGAASIGTVSFPFPGKQVPAAHQLEIQKGWQDYENLERLKLQHEKQVQQPQQIINRNPQLDPLLEQYQGSVWTGRHFV, encoded by the exons ATGATCATTCTGATGGATAGCATGCCTGCTCCATCCTGGGAGCGTGCACGTCGTCTTTATGCAAAG AACATTGAGTTGGATAATAGGCGTCGTAAGTCTGCCCAGGCACGAATTCCATCTGACCCGAACATATGGCAACAGATGCGTGAGAACTATGAAAAGATAATCCTCGAggatcattcattttctgaGAAGCACAATATCGAGCATGCTTTGTGGCAATTACATTACAAGAAAATTGAGGAATTGAGAGCACACTATACTGCTGCTCAAGCATCGGCTAATTCAAATGCATCATTGAATGGGAAAGGACCCTCCACTCGACCCGAACGAATAACAAAAATAAGGCTGCAGATTAAGACTTTTCTCTCTGAAGCAACTGGGTTCTATCATGATCTGATCTTGAAAATCAGATCAAAGTACGGTCTCCCTCTTGGTTACTTCTCGGAGGATGCAGACAATGGGCTTTTGTGTgagaaagatggaaaaaaatcTGCTGATGCGAAAAAAGTTTTAATATCCTGTCACCGTTGCTTGATTTATTTGGGTGACCTTGCACGTTACAAAGGTCTGTATGGAGAACCTGACTCGAAAGCTCGTGAGTTTGCAGCAGCTTCCAGTTACTATGTCCAAGCTGCATCTCTTTGGCCGTCTATTGGGAACCCCCATCATCAG CTTGCTATATTAGCTTCGTATTCTGGGGACGATTTGGTAACTATTTACCGATATTTCCGGAGTTTGGCTGTGGATAGCCCATGTTCAACAGCAAGGGACAACTTGATTGTTGCCTTCGAAAAG AACCGTCAGAGTTACTCTCAACTGCATGGAGATGCTAACACTTCTACCGTGCGATCTGCTGGAAAA GAAAGTAAAGCCAACAGTCATGATACCTACAAATCGCTTTGTATCTGCTTCGTGCGACTAAATGGGATTTTGTTCACTAGAACAAG CTTGGAGACCTTCGCGGAAGTCCTTTCTTTGGTTGTCACTAGTTTATGTGATCTTCTGTATTCTGGGCCAGAAGAGGAgatgaattttggaaaagatGCTTTCGAGAACGGACTATTCTTGGTCAGACTCGTGGCTATCCTCATATTTACCATTCATAATGTGAAACGCGAGAGCGAAGGCCAGACTTATGCAGAAATAGTTCAGCGTGCTGTGCTGCTTCAAAATGCATTCACTGCAGTTTTTGAGATCATGGGGCATGTTGTGGAGAGATGCGAACAAGTTCATGATCCTTCCTTGAGTTACCTCTTACCTGGCATTTTGGTTTTTGTAGAATGGTTGGCATCTTATCCCGACGTTGCCACGGGTAGCGACGAGGATGAGAAGCAGGCAACTGCTAGATCAAATTTCTGGAGTTATTATGTTTCTCTTATGAATAAGCTCTTGTCAATGGGGTCGATGTCCATAGATGACCATGATGATAGTTGTTTTGGTAACATGAGCAAATATGAAGAAGGAGAAACTGGAAACCTGTTTGCTTTGTGGGAAGATTTTGAGTTGAGAGGATTTCTACCTCTTGTTCCTGCACAAGCCATTTTAGATTTTACAAGGAAGCATTCTTTTGGAAGTGAAGGACACAAGGAAAAAAGTGCTCGTATTGAAAGAACTCTTGCTGCAGGGAAAGTGCTTGTTGGTGCGGTTAAAATCAATGACAAAACAGTTTGGTTTGACTCAAAGGCAAAGAGATTTGTGATTGGTGTTGAGTCCCAAATGTCAGGAGAAGACCGTATTCCTCCCAATTCTCATGTCCCTACGGCAAATGATCTGGTGCTAGAAACTGGAGGACAAACTTCTGTAAAATTTGAAGAACCTCTGCCGAATTCTCAGCTATATGTGGAAGGGGAAGACGAGGATGAAGAGATTGTTTTTCAGCCTACAGCAATGGAGAAGCAAACAGATACCGCTGTTCAAAGTTTCGTTCCTTTGGGGATGCTGGAGCCCCAGAAGAATGACTTTGGAGCTCATCAACCCATGTCAATTGCTTCTACATCAGCACCTCTTGATAAGTTTCTGCATGTGACTACTTCAGATGCATTTTCATGGAACCCCGTTTCGGCTGGTAATCTGCAACCTAACAAATCACATACTTCAAATTGGTTGACAGAAGAAACGTTGCAGTCCAATAGCTTCAAAGATCGAACGATGCTAGAGAATGGGTATCTTGCGCAACCTGAGATCAAAGAGAGCACTGTCAACTCTTTTCCTGTGGTCCATTCAGTTTCCATCAGACAGCCTGCTGTTAATAGCAATGGTTTTTTTCTGAATCAGGCAAATGCTCCAGAAGCTGCGGTTCTTTCGTCCGGATATAATGCTGCCAATTCTTTTGGAGTGAGTGTTGATGCTTTGATTGCAAAACCATCATCTGCTTTTCCTATAGGTTTGAAGAAGAATCCTGTTGCTCGGCCCCTCAGACATCATGGTCCTCCCCCTGGTTTTAATGCTGTTCCTAAGCAAACCCACGGACCCATTTCGGGTTTCGACTTGACTGGTCAGAATCAAATGTTGGATGACTATAGCTGGCTGGATGGGTATCACATATCTTCAGCAATCAAGGGCATCGGGAATAATTCCATAAGTTATCCATCTCATGCAAACTCTCCGCAGATAACTAGCGGTGCTGCTTCAATCGGGACAGTCAGCTTCCCATTTCCTGGAAAGCAGGTCCCTGCAGCCCACCAACTGGAAATACAGAAAGGCTGGCAAGATTATGAGAATTTGGAGCGTCTAAAGCTACAACATGAGAAGCAGGTGCAGCAACCTCAGCAAATAATTAACAGGAACCCACAGCTTGATCCTTTGCTGGAGCAGTACCAAGGATCAGTCTGGACAGGTCGTCATTTTGTGTGA
- the LOC115756986 gene encoding nonsense-mediated mRNA decay factor SMG7-like, whose product MIIPTDNMPAPSWERARRLYEKNIELDNKRRKSAQARIPSDPNVWQQMRENYEAIILEDHSFSEKHNIEHALWQLHYKKIEELRAHYSAAQASANPNASVNGKGPSSRPDRITKIRLHFKTFLSEATGFYHDLILKIRSKYGLPLGYFSEDVDSRLLSEKDGKKSADLKRVLISCHRCLIYLGDLARYKGLYGEPDSKSREYAAASSYYLQAASLWPSIGNPHHQLAILASYSGDDLLTVYRYFRSLAVDNPCSTARDNLIVAFEKNRQSFSLLHGDAKTSVVRSAGKVRGQPAKLASKDTVAEAATLRESNSNTHDTYNSLCIHFVRLNGILFTRTSLETFAEVLSLVVTGLCDLMSSGPEEEMRFGNDAFENGLFIIRLVSILIYTIHNVKRESEGQSYAEIVQRAVLLQNALTAVFEIMGLVMERCEQVCDPSLSYLLPGILVFVEWLASYPDVATGGDVDEKQATVRSNLWRHYISLMNKLLSIGSMSIDDCDDESCFDNMSRYEEGETGNRLALWEDFELRGFLPLVPAQTILDFSRKHSFGSEGIKEKNARVKRTLAAGKVLVGGVEINNETVWYDSKAKKFVIGVESQLSAEDIRPPESTVPKANDMLLENGVQMAVESKEFLSNSQLYVEGEEEDEEIVFKPTAAEKQTNTAVQNMVSSKMLEQPQKNAFGSDQPFSIASMSGPPDNSLHLTTSDAFSWNPVSAGNLQPIKSHTSNWLTEETLLSNSFKDLRMLENGHLAHAEINENTVNFFPAVNSFPIRQSAINSDSLFLNQANAPDAVVPSFIYNPLMSSGVSVDALAAKPSSASPVGLKKKPVARPIRHIGPPPGFSAVPKQANGPFSGLDLTYQNQMLDNYSWLDGYQMSSAFGGIGDNSISYSSFANLPPISSSAASIGTVSFPFPGKQVPSVHQTENHKGWHDHETVEHQKQMQQTQQMINGNPQLGPLPEQYQGSVWTGRHFV is encoded by the exons ATGATCATACCAACAGATAATATGCCTGCTCCGTCTTGGGAGCGTGCACGACGACTTTATGAAAAG AACATTGAGTTGGATAATAAGCGTCGGAAGTCTGCCCAGGCACGAATTCCATCTGACCCAAACGTATGGCAACAGATGCGTGAGAACTATGAAGCAATAATTCTTGAGGATCATTCATTTTCAGAGAAACACAATATTGAGCATGCTCTATGGCAATTGCACTACAAGAAAATTGAGGAATTGAGGGCACACTATAGTGCTGCTCAAGCATCTGCTAATCCAAATGCATCGGTCAATGGGAAAGGACCCTCCTCTCGTCCGGATCGAATAACGAAAATAAGACTGCATTTTAAGACTTTCCTTTCTGAAGCAACTGGGTTCTATCATGATTTGATCTTGAAAATCAGATCAAAGTACGGTCTCCCTCTTGGTTACTTCTCTGAGGATGTAGACAGCAGACTTTTGTCCgagaaagatggaaaaaaatcGGCGGATCTAAAAAGGGTTCTAATATCTTGTCACCGTTGCTTGATTTATTTGGGTGACCTTGCACGCTACAAAGGACTGTATGGAGAGCCTGACTCAAAATCTCGTGAGTATGCAGCAGCTTCAAGTTACTATCTCCAGGCTGCATCTCTTTGGCCGTCTATTGGAAATCCACATCATCAG CTTGCGATACTAGCTTCTTATTCTGGTGACGATTTGCTGACTGTTTACCGATACTTTCGGAGTTTGGCTGTGGATAACCCGTGTTCTACTGCAAGGGACAACTTGATTGTGGCCTTCGAAAAG AATCGTCAGAGTTTCTCTCTACTGCATGGGGATGCTAAAACTTCCGTGGTTCGGTCTGCTGGAAAAGTGAGAGGACAGCCAGCCAAGCTTGCATCTAAAGATACTGTTGCTGAAGCTGCAACTTTGAGAGAAAGTAACTCCAACACCCATGATACCTACAACTCACTTTGCATCCATTTTGTCCGTCTAAATGGGATTCTGTTCACTCGAACAAG CTTGGAGACCTTTGCAGAAGTCCTCTCTTTGGTTGTCACTGGTTTATGTGATCTTATGTCCTCTGGGCCGGAAGAAGAGATGCGTTTTGGAAATGATGCTTTTGAGAATGGTCTTTTCATTATCAGGCTTGTGTCTATCCTTATATATACTATTCATAATGTGAAACGCGAGAGTGAAGGCCAGAGTTATGCAGAAATCGTCCAGCGTGCTGTACTCCTTCAGAATGCATTGACTGCGGTTTTTGAGATCATGGGACTTGTGATGGAGAGATGCGAACAAGTTTGTGATCCTTCTTTGAGTTACCTCTTACCTGGCATTTTGGTCTTTGTGGAATGGTTGGCATCTTATCCTGATGTTGCCACGGGCGGCGATGTTGATGAGAAGCAGGCAACTGTTAGATCAAATTTGTGGCGTCATTACATCTCTCTTATGAATAAGCTTTTGTCAATCGGGTCGATGTCCATAGATGACTGTGACGATGAAAGTTGCTTTGATAACATGAGCAGATATGAAGAAGGGGAAACTGGAAACCGCCTTGCTTTGTGGGAAGATTTTGAGTTGAGAGGATTTCTGCCGCTTGTTCCCGCACAAACCATTTTGGACTTTTCAAGAAAGCATTCTTTTGGAAGCGAAGGgatcaaggaaaaaaatgctCGTGTTAAAAGAACTCTTGCAGCTGGGAAAGTGCTTGTAGGAGGGGTTGAAATCAATAATGAAACAGTTTGGTATGACTCAAAGGCTAAGAAATTTGTCATTGGTGTGGAGAGTCAACTGTCAGCAGAGGACATTCGGCCTCCCGAGTCTACTGTGCCTAAGGCAAATGACATGTTGCTAGAAAATGGAGTGCAAATGGCCGTGGAATCGAAAGAGTTCCTGTCGAATTCTCAACTATATGTGGAgggggaagaggaagatgaagagatTGTTTTTAAGCCGACGGCAGCAGAGAAGCAAACAAACACTGCTGTTCAAAATATGGTCTCTTCTAAGATGTTGGAGCAGCCACAGAAAAATGCCTTTGGAAGCGATCAACCCTTCTCAATTGCTTCTATGTCAGGGCCTCCGGATAACTCTCTGCATTTGACCACTTCAGATGCTTTTTCGTGGAACCCTGTTTCTGCTGGTAATTTACAGCCGATCAAATCACATACTTCAAATTGGTTGACAGAGGAAACTTTGCTGTCTAATAGCTTCAAAGATCTAAGGATGCTGGAGAATGGGCATCTGGCACATGCTGAGATCAATGAGAACACGGTCAACTTTTTCCCTGCTGTTAATTCATTTCCAATCAGACAGTCTGCTATTAATAGTGACAGCTTGTTTCTGAATCAGGCCAATGCTCCAGATGCTGTGGTTCCTTCATTCATATATAATCCTCTCATGTCTTCTGGAGTTAGTGTTGATGCTTTGGCTGCAAAGCCATCATCTGCTTCTCCTGTAGGTTTGAAGAAGAAACCAGTTGCTCGGCCAATCAGACATATTGGTCCTCCCCCTGGTTTTAGTGCTGTTCCTAAGCAGGCCAATGGACCCTTTTCTGGTTTAGACTTGACCTATCAGAACCAAATGTTGGACAATTATAGCTGGTTGGATGGGTATCAGATGTCTTCCGCATTTGGGGGCATTGGGGACAATTCCATCAGTTATTCGTCTTTTGCTAACTTGCCGCCCATTAGTAGCAGTGCGGCTTCAATTGGGACAGTCAGCTTCCCGTTTCCAGGAAAGCAAGTTCCATCGGTCCACCAAACGGAGAATCATAAAGGCTGGCATGATCACGAGACTGTGGAGCATCAGAAGCAGATGCAGCAAACTCAGCAAATGATTAATGGGAACCCACAGCTTGGTCCTTTGCCAGAGCAGTACCAAGGATCAGTCTGGACAGGTCGTCATTTTGTGTGA
- the LOC115756985 gene encoding nonsense-mediated mRNA decay factor SMG7-like isoform X1, producing MIILMDSMPAPSWERARRLYAKNIELDNRRRKSAQARIPSDPNIWQQMRENYEKIILEDHSFSEKHNIEHALWQLHYKKIEELRAHYTAAQASANSNASLNGKGPSTRPERITKIRLQIKTFLSEATGFYHDLILKIRSKYGLPLGYFSEDADNGLLCEKDGKKSADAKKVLISCHRCLIYLGDLARYKGLYGEPDSKAREFAAASSYYVQAASLWPSIGNPHHQLAILASYSGDDLVTIYRYFRSLAVDSPCSTARDNLIVAFEKNRQSYSQLHGDANTSTVRSAGKGRGQKAKAGSKDTVSEAATFKESKANSHDTYKSLCICFVRLNGILFTRTSLETFAEVLSLVVTSLCDLLYSGPEEEMNFGKDAFENGLFLVRLVAILIFTIHNVKRESEGQTYAEIVQRAVLLQNAFTAVFEIMGHVVERCEQVHDPSLSYLLPGILVFVEWLASYPDVATGSDEDEKQATARSNFWSYYVSLMNKLLSMGSMSIDDHDDSCFGNMSKYEEGETGNLFALWEDFELRGFLPLVPAQAILDFTRKHSFGSEGHKEKSARIERTLAAGKVLVGAVKINDKTVWFDSKAKRFVIGVESQMSGEDRIPPNSHVPTANDLVLETGGQTSVKFEEPLPNSQLYVEGEDEDEEIVFQPTAMEKQTDTAVQSFVPLGMLEPQKNDFGAHQPMSIASTSAPLDKFLHVTTSDAFSWNPVSAGNLQPNKSHTSNWLTEETLQSNSFKDRTMLENGYLAQPEIKESTVNSFPVVHSVSIRQPAVNSNGFFLNQANAPEAAVLSSGYNAANSFGVSVDALIAKPSSAFPIGLKKNPVARPLRHHGPPPGFNAVPKQTHGPISGFDLTGQNQMLDDYSWLDGYHISSAIKGIGNNSISYPSHANSPQITSGAASIGTVSFPFPGKQVPAAHQLEIQKGWQDYENLERLKLQHEKQVQQPQQIINRNPQLDPLLEQYQGSVWTGRHFV from the exons ATGATCATTCTGATGGATAGCATGCCTGCTCCATCCTGGGAGCGTGCACGTCGTCTTTATGCAAAG AACATTGAGTTGGATAATAGGCGTCGTAAGTCTGCCCAGGCACGAATTCCATCTGACCCGAACATATGGCAACAGATGCGTGAGAACTATGAAAAGATAATCCTCGAggatcattcattttctgaGAAGCACAATATCGAGCATGCTTTGTGGCAATTACATTACAAGAAAATTGAGGAATTGAGAGCACACTATACTGCTGCTCAAGCATCGGCTAATTCAAATGCATCATTGAATGGGAAAGGACCCTCCACTCGACCCGAACGAATAACAAAAATAAGGCTGCAGATTAAGACTTTTCTCTCTGAAGCAACTGGGTTCTATCATGATCTGATCTTGAAAATCAGATCAAAGTACGGTCTCCCTCTTGGTTACTTCTCGGAGGATGCAGACAATGGGCTTTTGTGTgagaaagatggaaaaaaatcTGCTGATGCGAAAAAAGTTTTAATATCCTGTCACCGTTGCTTGATTTATTTGGGTGACCTTGCACGTTACAAAGGTCTGTATGGAGAACCTGACTCGAAAGCTCGTGAGTTTGCAGCAGCTTCCAGTTACTATGTCCAAGCTGCATCTCTTTGGCCGTCTATTGGGAACCCCCATCATCAG CTTGCTATATTAGCTTCGTATTCTGGGGACGATTTGGTAACTATTTACCGATATTTCCGGAGTTTGGCTGTGGATAGCCCATGTTCAACAGCAAGGGACAACTTGATTGTTGCCTTCGAAAAG AACCGTCAGAGTTACTCTCAACTGCATGGAGATGCTAACACTTCTACCGTGCGATCTGCTGGAAAAGGAAGAGGACAGAAAGCCAAGGCTGGATCCAAAGATACCGTTTCTGAAGCTGCAACTTTTAAGGAAAGTAAAGCCAACAGTCATGATACCTACAAATCGCTTTGTATCTGCTTCGTGCGACTAAATGGGATTTTGTTCACTAGAACAAG CTTGGAGACCTTCGCGGAAGTCCTTTCTTTGGTTGTCACTAGTTTATGTGATCTTCTGTATTCTGGGCCAGAAGAGGAgatgaattttggaaaagatGCTTTCGAGAACGGACTATTCTTGGTCAGACTCGTGGCTATCCTCATATTTACCATTCATAATGTGAAACGCGAGAGCGAAGGCCAGACTTATGCAGAAATAGTTCAGCGTGCTGTGCTGCTTCAAAATGCATTCACTGCAGTTTTTGAGATCATGGGGCATGTTGTGGAGAGATGCGAACAAGTTCATGATCCTTCCTTGAGTTACCTCTTACCTGGCATTTTGGTTTTTGTAGAATGGTTGGCATCTTATCCCGACGTTGCCACGGGTAGCGACGAGGATGAGAAGCAGGCAACTGCTAGATCAAATTTCTGGAGTTATTATGTTTCTCTTATGAATAAGCTCTTGTCAATGGGGTCGATGTCCATAGATGACCATGATGATAGTTGTTTTGGTAACATGAGCAAATATGAAGAAGGAGAAACTGGAAACCTGTTTGCTTTGTGGGAAGATTTTGAGTTGAGAGGATTTCTACCTCTTGTTCCTGCACAAGCCATTTTAGATTTTACAAGGAAGCATTCTTTTGGAAGTGAAGGACACAAGGAAAAAAGTGCTCGTATTGAAAGAACTCTTGCTGCAGGGAAAGTGCTTGTTGGTGCGGTTAAAATCAATGACAAAACAGTTTGGTTTGACTCAAAGGCAAAGAGATTTGTGATTGGTGTTGAGTCCCAAATGTCAGGAGAAGACCGTATTCCTCCCAATTCTCATGTCCCTACGGCAAATGATCTGGTGCTAGAAACTGGAGGACAAACTTCTGTAAAATTTGAAGAACCTCTGCCGAATTCTCAGCTATATGTGGAAGGGGAAGACGAGGATGAAGAGATTGTTTTTCAGCCTACAGCAATGGAGAAGCAAACAGATACCGCTGTTCAAAGTTTCGTTCCTTTGGGGATGCTGGAGCCCCAGAAGAATGACTTTGGAGCTCATCAACCCATGTCAATTGCTTCTACATCAGCACCTCTTGATAAGTTTCTGCATGTGACTACTTCAGATGCATTTTCATGGAACCCCGTTTCGGCTGGTAATCTGCAACCTAACAAATCACATACTTCAAATTGGTTGACAGAAGAAACGTTGCAGTCCAATAGCTTCAAAGATCGAACGATGCTAGAGAATGGGTATCTTGCGCAACCTGAGATCAAAGAGAGCACTGTCAACTCTTTTCCTGTGGTCCATTCAGTTTCCATCAGACAGCCTGCTGTTAATAGCAATGGTTTTTTTCTGAATCAGGCAAATGCTCCAGAAGCTGCGGTTCTTTCGTCCGGATATAATGCTGCCAATTCTTTTGGAGTGAGTGTTGATGCTTTGATTGCAAAACCATCATCTGCTTTTCCTATAGGTTTGAAGAAGAATCCTGTTGCTCGGCCCCTCAGACATCATGGTCCTCCCCCTGGTTTTAATGCTGTTCCTAAGCAAACCCACGGACCCATTTCGGGTTTCGACTTGACTGGTCAGAATCAAATGTTGGATGACTATAGCTGGCTGGATGGGTATCACATATCTTCAGCAATCAAGGGCATCGGGAATAATTCCATAAGTTATCCATCTCATGCAAACTCTCCGCAGATAACTAGCGGTGCTGCTTCAATCGGGACAGTCAGCTTCCCATTTCCTGGAAAGCAGGTCCCTGCAGCCCACCAACTGGAAATACAGAAAGGCTGGCAAGATTATGAGAATTTGGAGCGTCTAAAGCTACAACATGAGAAGCAGGTGCAGCAACCTCAGCAAATAATTAACAGGAACCCACAGCTTGATCCTTTGCTGGAGCAGTACCAAGGATCAGTCTGGACAGGTCGTCATTTTGTGTGA